Proteins found in one Plasmodium relictum strain SGS1 genome assembly, chromosome: 13 genomic segment:
- the CAM gene encoding calmodulin, putative encodes MADKLTEEQISEFKEAFSLFDKDGDGTITTKELGTVMRSLGQNPTEAELQDMINEIDTDGNGTIDFPEFLTLMARKMKDTDTEEELIEAFRVFDRDGDGYISADELRHVMTNLGEKLTNEEVDEMIREADIDGDGQINYEEFVKMMIAK; translated from the exons atGGCAGATAAATTAACTGAAGAACAAATTTCTGAATTTAAAGAAGCTTTTAGCTTATTCGACAAAGATGGCGATggaa ctaTAACAACAAAAGAATTAGGAACAGTTATGAGGTCTTTGGGACAAAACCCAACTGAAGCAGAATTACAAGATATGATAAATGAAATTGATACAGATGGAAATGGAACAATTGACTTCCCCGAATTTTTAACTTTGATGGcaagaaaaatgaaagatACTGATACAGAAGAAGAACTAATTGAAGCATTTAGAGTTTTTGATAGAGATGGAGATGGATATATAAGTGCAGATGAATTAAGACACGTAATGACAAATCTAGGagaaaaattaacaaatgAAGAAGTAGATGAAATGATAAGAGAAGCCGACATTGATGGTGATGGACAAATTAATTATGAAGAATTTGTTAAAATGATGATagcaaaataa
- a CDS encoding queuine tRNA-ribosyltransferase, putative produces the protein MKDGIKYHIKKIKDIETPVSTILTNDLLPEFLNMELLRKIEKKVILNCPLFEVYNQLDVLEKAKEFFKNKSNGSKFYLHNFCDFDNSYRYMNIRNVLINDFSININKYITLKYNSSTVVFSIDDFLKCIEIFEPDIFCIPSEEIRINEEVGKKKKIRIISLMDEFLEKIKILKEKSLNNSLCILSVPSTINIHNLIKETLNKYNDILDGYLLSGIGYDESNEIRTSCIKNILNVLPEDKLKFIQLNIGNPIEILHSIFNGIDIVESNFPYYLARNGKAISMNIKIEESKYSNKSHDINLINLKNSEKFIIDLNDPIYNFDYSTITSDSPRKETKSYIHHLLKCQELTANVILMYHNLYIYNAFFQEIQIQIKNNNFLDYISWFIEYHKLNL, from the coding sequence atgaaagatGGAATTAAATatcacataaaaaaaataaaggacATTGAAACACCCGTTAGTACTATACTAACTAATGATCTACTACcagaatttttaaatatggaattgttaagaaaaatagaaaagaaaGTTATATTAAATTGCCCATTATTTGAAGTATATAATCAATTAGATGTTTTAGAAAAAgcaaaagaattttttaaaaataaaagcaatggatcgaaattttatttacataatttttgCGACTTTGATAATAGCTATAGATATATGAATATTAGAAatgttttaataaatgatttttctataaatataaataaatacataactttaaaatataatagctCTACAGTAGTATTTTCCATTGATGATTTTTTGAAATGTATAGAAATTTTTGAACCCGACATTTTTTGCATTCCTTCAGaagaaataagaataaatgaagaagtagggaaaaaaaaaaaaataagaataataagCTTAATGGAtgaatttttagaaaaaataaaaatattgaaagaAAAATCATTGAATAATTCTTTATGTATTTTATCTGTTCCATCAACAATTAATAtacataatttaattaaagaaacattaaataaatacaacGATATTTTAGATGGATATTTATTAAGTGGAATAGGTTATGATGAATCAAACGAAATTAGAACCAgttgtataaaaaatattttaaatgtattaccagaagataaattaaaatttatacaaTTAAATATAGGAAACCCAATAGAAATTTTGCATAGCATTTTCAATGGGATTGATATTGTAGAATCAAATTTTCCTTATTATTTAGCAAGAAATGGAAAAGCTATAAGTATgaatattaaaatagaaGAATCAAAATATAGTAACAAATCGCATGATATTAATCTTATTAACCTTAAAAATAGTGAAAAGTTCATTATAGATTTAAATGACcctatatataattttgacTATTCTACTATAACAAGCGATTCACCAAGGAAAGAGACGAAATCGTATATAcatcatttattaaaatgcCAAGAACTGACAGCTAACGTAATATTAATGTATCAtaatctttatatttataatgcGTTCTTTCAAGAAATtcaaatacaaataaaaaataacaattttttagaTTATATTAGTTGGTTTATAGAATATCacaaattaaatttataa
- the CAF16 gene encoding CCR4-associated factor 16, putative, with translation MNEISINNLNYNYYDRIKNTSTKALANINLSFQRGMRILVCGKNGAGKSTLLSIIAGKKLIKEEEVLVFNKPAFHDTTLSNKIGFVGEWWSDEYILNITIKDLFSQYRNSKRYKNLLKLFEIDENKLITSISKGEKKKVQILANIIKRKDIYIFDEVTESLDLVSRKLLLEFLKKECIRYNCIIIYSTHIFDHMEKWCSHILYLSNGYVAHFSDINSVINDNSYVSLAEYIFNKMLMELKEKENINDLDDLLLIDSE, from the exons ATGAATGAAATatcaattaataatttaaattataattattatgatagaataaaaaatacaagtACTAAGGCACTTGCAAATATAAATTTGTCATTTCAAAGAGGAATGAGAATTTTAGTATGTGGGAAAAATGGAGCTGGAAAAAGTACATTATTAAGTATTATAGCTggaaaaaaa ttgataaaagaagaagaagttttagtttttaataaacctgCATTCCATGATACTACACTATCAAATAAAATAGGATTTGTAGGAGAATGGTGGAGTGATg aatatatatTGAACATCACAATAAAAGATTTATTTTCTCAATATAGAAATTcgaaaagatataaaaatttattaaaattatttgaaatcGATGAAAATAAACTTATAACAAGTATTTCAAAAGGAGAGAAGAAAAAAGTTCAAATTTTAgctaatataattaaaaggaaagacatttatatttttgatgAAGTAACTGAATCATTAGATTTAGTATCTCGAAAACTATTACTAga atttttaaaaaaggaatGTATTAGATATAAttgtattataatttattctaCCCATATCTTTGACCATATGGAAAAATGGTGTAGTCATATATTATATCTTTCAAATGGATATGTTGCTCATTTTTCAGATATAAATTCAGTTATAAA TGATAACAGTTATGTATCATTAgctgaatatatttttaataaaatgctCATGGAACTaaaggaaaaggaaaatattaatgatttAGATG